Proteins encoded together in one Carya illinoinensis cultivar Pawnee chromosome 3, C.illinoinensisPawnee_v1, whole genome shotgun sequence window:
- the LOC122305017 gene encoding cinnamoyl-CoA reductase 1, which translates to MADDKRQEAVCVTGANGFIGSWLVKTLLNSGYSSIHASIFPGSDPSHLFDLPGAKDCLVVYEADILDLDAVCKAVDGCKGVFHVASPCTLEDPKDPEKELVLPAVQGTLNVLQAALRSKVRRVVLTSSISALVPNPNWPPHKTFDESSWTDLDYCKSRQKWYPVSKTLAEKAAWEFAEKHGIDVVAIHPATCLGPLLQSGLNASCAVLLNLLQGSQDTQEYHWLGAVHVGDVAKAQVLLFETPSASGRYLCTSGIYQFGDFAERVSKIFPEYPIHRFTGETQPGLTACQDAARRLIDMGLVFTPVEDAVRDAVESLKAKGFLPPQTA; encoded by the exons atggCTGACGATAAGCGGCAGGAGGCAGTCTGCGTGACCGGAGCCAACGGGTTCATTGGATCATGGCTGGTCAAAACCCTCCTCAACTCTGGCTACTCCTCCATCCACGCCTCCATTTTCCCCGGCTCCGATCCTTCCCACCTCTTCGATCTTCCCGGCGCTAAAGACTGCCTGGTGGTGTACGAGGCCGACATCTTGGATCTGGATGCAGTATGCAAGGCCGTCGATGGGTGTAAGGGTGTCTTTCACGTTGCCTCGCCTTGCACGCTGGAGGACCCAAAGGATCCCGAGAAGGAACTGGTTCTGCCTGCTGTGCAGGGCACCCTCAATGTGTTGCAAGCTGCTCTGAGGTCCAAGGTGAGGCGCGTGGTCCTCACTTCTTCCATTTCTGCGCTGGTTCCCAACCCTAACTGGCCCCCGCACAAAACCTTCGACGAGTCCTCCTGGACCGACCTCGATTACTGCAAATCTCGCCAG AAATGGTATCCAGTGTCGAAGACATTGGCGGAGAAAGCAGCTTGGGAATTTGCTGAGAAGCACGGAATAGATGTTGTAGCCATCCATCCGGCTACATGTCTTGGCCCACTCTTGCAATCTGGTTTGAATGCGAGCTGTGCAGTATTGCTGAACTTGCTACAGGGATCGCAGGATACTCAAGAATATCACTGGCTGGGAGCTGTGCATGTTGGAGATGTAGCCAAGGCGCAAGTTTTGCTCTTTGAGACTCCTTCTGCTTCCGGTAGATATCTGTGTACCAGCGGTATCTATCAGTTTGGTGATTTTGCTGAGAGAGTGTCTAAAATTTTCCCTGAGTATCCCATCCACAG GTTTACCGGGGAAACTCAGCCAGGACTGACGGCATGCCAAGATGCAGCGAGGAGATTAATTGATATGGGTTTGGTCTTCACTCCTGTTGAAGATGCTGTTCGGGACGCGGTGGAGAGCCTCAAAGCTAAAGGCTTCCTGCCCCCACAAACTGCCTGA
- the LOC122305020 gene encoding ESX-1 secretion system protein EccA1-like isoform X1, which translates to MQRPLNQRSRSTKPTTIHGYAQSGDLLGFQRLLRDNPSLINDRNPVMAQTPLHVSAGYNRAEIVKFLLEWQGTDKVELEAKNMYGETPLHMAAKNGCNDAAQLLLGHGAIIEAKANNGMTPLHLAVWYSLRAEDCSTVNTLLEYNADCSAKDDVRWIVIACHDFGLVNILPLQIIVVGVTFELQEGMTPLNHLSPGPGSEKLRELLNWHLEEQRKRRAIEACSETKAKMDELENEISNVVGLHELKVQLRKWARGMLLDERRKALGLKVGTRRTPHMAFLGNPGTGKTMVARILGRLLHMVGILPTDRVTEVQRTDLVGEFVGHTGPKTRRKIKEAEGGILFVDEAYRLIPMQKADDKDYGLEALEEIMSVMDSGKVVVIFAGYSEPMKRVIASNEGFCRRVTKFFVFNDFSSEELAKILHIKMNNQADDSLLYGFKLNPSCTEEAVAALIQRETTEKQRKEMNGGLVDPMLVNAREHLDLRLSFDCIDTDELCTLTIKDLEAGLRQLSQ; encoded by the exons ATGCAGAGGCCACTGAACCAACGATCAAGATCTACCAAACCAACCACTATTCATGGCTACGCTCAGTCCGGTGACCTTCTTGGATTTCAAAGGCTACTCCGAGACAACCCGTCTCTTATCAATGACAGAAACCCCGTC ATGGCACAGACTCCACTTCACGTTTCTGCTGGTTATAACAGGGCTGAGATAGTCAAATTTCTTCTTGAATGGCAAGGGACAGATAAGGTTGAGTTAGAAGCCAAGAACATG TACGGAGAAACTCCTTTGCACATGGCAGCAAAGAATGGGTGCAATGATGCTGCACAGTTGCTTCTTGGTCATGGTGCTATTATTGAAGCCAAAGCAAAT AATGGAATGACACCGTTACATCTTGCTGTTTGGTACTCACTTCGAGCTGAAGATTGTTCGACTGTCAATACATTGCTTGAGTACAATGCTGATTGTAGCGCTAAGGATGATGTACGGTGGATTGTAATTGCTTGCCATGATTTTGGCTTAGTAAATATTCTCCCGTTGCAAATAATCGTAGTTGGTGTAACATTTGAATTGCAGGAGGGCATGACTCCTCTAAATCATCTCTCACCAGGCCCAGGAAGTGAAAAGTTACGGGAACTATTGAACTGGCATCTTGAAGAGCAGCGGAAGAGAAGAGCGATCGAAGCATGCAGTGAAACTAAAGCTAAGATGGATGAGcttgaaaatgaaatatcaaATGTAGTAGGTTTGCATGAGCTTAAGGTACAGCTACGGAAATGGGCAAGGGGGATGCTTTTGGATGAGAGGCGTAAAGCCCTTGGTCTGAAAGTTGGCACCAGAAGAaccccacatatggcattccttGGCAATCCTGGAACAG GTAAGACTATGGTAGCTCGAATCCTAGGAAGATTACTGCATATGGTGGGGATTCTGCCAACCGACAGGGTAACAGAAGTACAGCGGACTGATTTGGTTGGAGAATTCGTTGGTCACACTGGGCCAAAAACTAGGAGAAAG ATTAAAGAAGCAGAAGGAGGAATTCTTTTTGTTGATGAGGCATATCGACTGATACCCATGCAGAAGGCAGATGATAAGGACTATGGATTGGAAGCTTTAGAAGAGATTATGTCTGTCATGGACAGTGGAAAAGTTGTTGTCATATTTGCTGGATATAGTGAACCAATGAAGCGTGTGATTGCTTCTAATGAAGGCTTCTGCAGACGGGTGACCAAGTTCTTcgtttttaatgacttcagttcAGAAGAACTAGCCAAGATTCTCCATATCAAGATGAACAATCAAGCAGACGATAGCTTGTTGTATGGATTTAAGTTAAACCCATCTTGCACTGAAGAAGCTGTGGCAGCATTGATACAGAGAGAAACAACAGAAAAGCAGCGGAAGGAGATGAATGGTGGTTTGGTGGATCCAATGCTAGTCAATGCTCGAGAGCATTTGGACCTCAGGTTAAGTTTTGACTGTATAGACACAGATGAACTTTGCACCCTTACCATAAAGGATTTAGAAGCTGGTCTGCGGCAGTTATCACAATGA
- the LOC122305020 gene encoding poly [ADP-ribose] polymerase tankyrase-1-like isoform X2: MQRPLNQRSRSTKPTTIHGYAQSGDLLGFQRLLRDNPSLINDRNPVMAQTPLHVSAGYNRAEIVKFLLEWQGTDKVELEAKNMYGETPLHMAAKNGCNDAAQLLLGHGAIIEAKANNGMTPLHLAVWYSLRAEDCSTVNTLLEYNADCSAKDDEGMTPLNHLSPGPGSEKLRELLNWHLEEQRKRRAIEACSETKAKMDELENEISNVVGLHELKVQLRKWARGMLLDERRKALGLKVGTRRTPHMAFLGNPGTGKTMVARILGRLLHMVGILPTDRVTEVQRTDLVGEFVGHTGPKTRRKIKEAEGGILFVDEAYRLIPMQKADDKDYGLEALEEIMSVMDSGKVVVIFAGYSEPMKRVIASNEGFCRRVTKFFVFNDFSSEELAKILHIKMNNQADDSLLYGFKLNPSCTEEAVAALIQRETTEKQRKEMNGGLVDPMLVNAREHLDLRLSFDCIDTDELCTLTIKDLEAGLRQLSQ, from the exons ATGCAGAGGCCACTGAACCAACGATCAAGATCTACCAAACCAACCACTATTCATGGCTACGCTCAGTCCGGTGACCTTCTTGGATTTCAAAGGCTACTCCGAGACAACCCGTCTCTTATCAATGACAGAAACCCCGTC ATGGCACAGACTCCACTTCACGTTTCTGCTGGTTATAACAGGGCTGAGATAGTCAAATTTCTTCTTGAATGGCAAGGGACAGATAAGGTTGAGTTAGAAGCCAAGAACATG TACGGAGAAACTCCTTTGCACATGGCAGCAAAGAATGGGTGCAATGATGCTGCACAGTTGCTTCTTGGTCATGGTGCTATTATTGAAGCCAAAGCAAAT AATGGAATGACACCGTTACATCTTGCTGTTTGGTACTCACTTCGAGCTGAAGATTGTTCGACTGTCAATACATTGCTTGAGTACAATGCTGATTGTAGCGCTAAGGATGAT GAGGGCATGACTCCTCTAAATCATCTCTCACCAGGCCCAGGAAGTGAAAAGTTACGGGAACTATTGAACTGGCATCTTGAAGAGCAGCGGAAGAGAAGAGCGATCGAAGCATGCAGTGAAACTAAAGCTAAGATGGATGAGcttgaaaatgaaatatcaaATGTAGTAGGTTTGCATGAGCTTAAGGTACAGCTACGGAAATGGGCAAGGGGGATGCTTTTGGATGAGAGGCGTAAAGCCCTTGGTCTGAAAGTTGGCACCAGAAGAaccccacatatggcattccttGGCAATCCTGGAACAG GTAAGACTATGGTAGCTCGAATCCTAGGAAGATTACTGCATATGGTGGGGATTCTGCCAACCGACAGGGTAACAGAAGTACAGCGGACTGATTTGGTTGGAGAATTCGTTGGTCACACTGGGCCAAAAACTAGGAGAAAG ATTAAAGAAGCAGAAGGAGGAATTCTTTTTGTTGATGAGGCATATCGACTGATACCCATGCAGAAGGCAGATGATAAGGACTATGGATTGGAAGCTTTAGAAGAGATTATGTCTGTCATGGACAGTGGAAAAGTTGTTGTCATATTTGCTGGATATAGTGAACCAATGAAGCGTGTGATTGCTTCTAATGAAGGCTTCTGCAGACGGGTGACCAAGTTCTTcgtttttaatgacttcagttcAGAAGAACTAGCCAAGATTCTCCATATCAAGATGAACAATCAAGCAGACGATAGCTTGTTGTATGGATTTAAGTTAAACCCATCTTGCACTGAAGAAGCTGTGGCAGCATTGATACAGAGAGAAACAACAGAAAAGCAGCGGAAGGAGATGAATGGTGGTTTGGTGGATCCAATGCTAGTCAATGCTCGAGAGCATTTGGACCTCAGGTTAAGTTTTGACTGTATAGACACAGATGAACTTTGCACCCTTACCATAAAGGATTTAGAAGCTGGTCTGCGGCAGTTATCACAATGA